A segment of the Symmachiella macrocystis genome:
ATCGATCCACGGACCGGCATGATTGCCACCGTGGCCGGAGCTGGACCGGATGTCGCAAAATATAACGGCGACAATCGCCCGGCACTCACAGCGGGCTTGGCGCGTCCGCACGGGATCTGCGTGAGTCCCAGCGACGAAATCTTCATTGGCGATACCCTCAGTCATCGCGTACGAGAGGTGCAGCCCTATGATGTGAGTGTTTCGACTGATCGCGAAAACGCGCGCTATGAGACGTCGGAAGCGGTTGATTTTCAAATCGACGTACTTAAATACGGCCAACCAGCGACGTCGGGCCGGGTGAACTATACATTGACCAAGGATGGCCTGACGGCATTGACCGTTGGGCGAGCGGAACTACAAGGGGAACCAATCCACGTTCGTGGTGTGATGCCCGAACCGGGATTTTTGCGATGCGTTGTGAAGTTCACTCCCGACGCCGGTCGCTCCTTAACGGCCATCGCCGCGGCGGCGGTCAGTCCCGAAATGATCCAACCCAGCCTGCCAACTCCGGAAGATTTCGACGAGTTCTGGACGATGCAAAAGGAGCGTCTCGCCACAGTGCCTGCGACGGCTGAAGTCACGCCGGTCAAGTCACCGGATGAGAAGATTGAGGCATTTGACGTGCAGGTCAATTGTCTCGGACCCACACCAGTGTCGGGGTATTTGGCGCGGCCCAAAAACGCAGCGCCCAATAGTTTGCCCGCGTTGCTCTATGTGCATGGCGCCGGCGTGCGAAGTTCTTCGTTGGGCAATGCCGTCGAAGGGGCGCGGATGGGTTTATTGGCTTTGGACATCAACGCCCATGGCATCGCCAACGGCCGTCCGGCAAAATTCTATCGCGACTTGGCGAGCGGAAAGTTGAAAAACTACCGCCACGATGGTCGCGACTCGCGCGATACGAGTTACTTTCTTGGCATGTATCTGCGACTGATGCGGGCAATGGACTTCTTGACCGCACAGCCGGAATGGGATGGCAAGATTTTGATCGTCAGCGGCCACAGCCAAGGGGGCGGACAATCCCTGGTGGCGGCAGGATTGGAACCACGCGTGACCGCCATTGCCGTGGGCGTGCCTGCGATGTGTGATCATTCCGGACGCGTGATCAATCGCATCAACGGTTGGCCCAAGTTGGTACCGACCGACGATACCGGCCAACCCGCACCAGCGGCTTTAGAGGCATCGCGGTATTTCGATGCAGTGAACTTCGCTGCTCAGACCGACGCGGACGCGATTCTGAGCATCGGCTTCATCGATGCCGTCTGCCCGCCTACGACAAACTTCGCCGCCTACAATCAACTCCGCGGCGAAAAACAAACCGTCGAGCGCCCCGCCATGGGCCACGCCGCCCCGCAAGACATCAAAGACGAATTCAAACAATTCATCCGCAACCATATTGAGAAGAATAAATAAAACAACGTAGGGTGCGTCGCGACGTACCTTTCTCGCGTAGGACGACCGATTCTCCTACTAAAAAAACCTCACGCAAAGCTGCCAAGTTCGCAAAGACCGAGAAGGCACATTCACCCGACAACTCGTTCCCAAACTCTGTTTGGAAACGCCAGGGTGAGCACTACGAAAACATTCACACCGAAGGGACTCAACCTATGACATCCAACACGGACACCTTGGAAAACAATCCGCTCTTGCAACATGCGGGCCTGCCGCTGTTTAACGCGATCCAACCTGAGCACGTGGTGCCGGCGGTCAAACATTGCATTGCCGAAGCCGAAAAACAGTTGGCCGACATTGAACAAAACGCCACTCCCACCTGGGACGGCATTATGCAGCCGCTCGAGGAGTTGGATCAACCCTTCGAACAGGCCTGGGGGCCGGTGGGGCATTTGTTGAGCGTGCAAAACTCGCCGGAAATCCGTGAAGCGCATGAAACGGTGCTCCAGGATGTCGTGAATTTCGGACTCCGCGTTGGGCAAAGCCAACCGATCTACAAAGCACTCAAAGCCATCAAAGACGGGGATGTCTGGGCAACGTTATCCGAAACGCAGCAGCGCATCGTTGACGATAAATTGCTCAACGCCGAATTGGCTGGTGTTGGATTGGAAGGAGAGGCGCTCGAACGGTTCAATCAAATCGCCCGCGATCTCTCGAAACTGAGCACCGATTTTTCCAATCACGTGCTCGATGCCACCAAAGCTTGGTCGCTGACCGTCACCGCTGCGGACGATGTCGAAGGCTGGCCGGAAAGCCTCAAGCAACTCACCGCGCAGTCTCACAATCAGGCCAAAGACGAAGACGAACCCGCATCCACACCCGAGGCCGGCCCCTGGCGGGTCACGTTGGACGGCCCAGTTGTGCAGCCATTTTTGCAGCACAGCCGCAATCGCGAGCAACGCGAACAGGTGTATCGGGCTTATCTCACGCGTGCTTCGTCTGGGGAATGGGACAACACCGACATCATCACGCGCACGCTGCAACTCCGCCAACAAAAAGCGGCGCTGTTGGGCTATCAAAATTTCGCGCAACTGAGTCTGGCCAAGAAAATGGCGCCGAGCGTCGAAGCGGTGCTCACACTCTCGGAAGAACTGCGGGCCGCATCCTACGACAATGCGCAGCAAGACTTAGAAGACCTCAAACAACTCGCCGCCGCCTCGGGGCAAACCGGCGACGTGTTGCATTGGGATGTCGCCTTCTGGGCGGAACGACTTCGCGAACAGAAGTTTGATTACACTGACGAAGAACTGCGTCCGTACTTTGCTTTGCCTAACGTGCTGGAAGGGATGTTCGGTTTGGTGCGGCGGTTGTTTGGCATCGTGGTGACGGCGGCGGATGGCGAAGCGCCGGTTTGGCAGAAGGACGTGCGTTACTTCAAGATCGCGGATGAAGATGGCACACCGTTGGCGGCGTTTTATCTTGATCCCTTTTCCCGTCCGGAAAACAAACGGGGCGGCGCGTGGATGGACGATTGCCTCAGCCGGCGGATGTTGGAT
Coding sequences within it:
- a CDS encoding acetylxylan esterase, with the translated sequence MRQRHLLAFVTVLAVALGVTEFALAGKISTVAGTGKPDNNADAGKGLRQNIGQPFGVELGPDGALYITEVLNHRVWRLDRKTKKLTVVAGNGQKGYSGDGGPATEAMLNEPYEVRFDADGNMFFVEMQNHLIRRVDAKTGIISTVAGTGQQGYAGDGGPAIEAQFSRPHSIALDDNGGLYVADIGNHRIRRVDLKTGIVDSIAGNGEKTLPTDGAAVKGKPILGPRALYIDGQTMWIALREGHSIWKLDLASGKIQHIAGTGEKGYSGDNGPALEATFNGPKGIAVGSNGDVFVCDTENQVIRKIDPRTGMIATVAGAGPDVAKYNGDNRPALTAGLARPHGICVSPSDEIFIGDTLSHRVREVQPYDVSVSTDRENARYETSEAVDFQIDVLKYGQPATSGRVNYTLTKDGLTALTVGRAELQGEPIHVRGVMPEPGFLRCVVKFTPDAGRSLTAIAAAAVSPEMIQPSLPTPEDFDEFWTMQKERLATVPATAEVTPVKSPDEKIEAFDVQVNCLGPTPVSGYLARPKNAAPNSLPALLYVHGAGVRSSSLGNAVEGARMGLLALDINAHGIANGRPAKFYRDLASGKLKNYRHDGRDSRDTSYFLGMYLRLMRAMDFLTAQPEWDGKILIVSGHSQGGGQSLVAAGLEPRVTAIAVGVPAMCDHSGRVINRINGWPKLVPTDDTGQPAPAALEASRYFDAVNFAAQTDADAILSIGFIDAVCPPTTNFAAYNQLRGEKQTVERPAMGHAAPQDIKDEFKQFIRNHIEKNK
- a CDS encoding M3 family metallopeptidase, which gives rise to MTSNTDTLENNPLLQHAGLPLFNAIQPEHVVPAVKHCIAEAEKQLADIEQNATPTWDGIMQPLEELDQPFEQAWGPVGHLLSVQNSPEIREAHETVLQDVVNFGLRVGQSQPIYKALKAIKDGDVWATLSETQQRIVDDKLLNAELAGVGLEGEALERFNQIARDLSKLSTDFSNHVLDATKAWSLTVTAADDVEGWPESLKQLTAQSHNQAKDEDEPASTPEAGPWRVTLDGPVVQPFLQHSRNREQREQVYRAYLTRASSGEWDNTDIITRTLQLRQQKAALLGYQNFAQLSLAKKMAPSVEAVLTLSEELRAASYDNAQQDLEDLKQLAAASGQTGDVLHWDVAFWAERLREQKFDYTDEELRPYFALPNVLEGMFGLVRRLFGIVVTAADGEAPVWQKDVRYFKIADEDGTPLAAFYLDPFSRPENKRGGAWMDDCLSRRMLDGEVQLPVAHLVCNSTPPVGDKPSLMTFREVETLFHEFGHGLQHMLTTVNEADASGINGVEWDAVELPSQFMENWCYHKPTLIGMTSHVETGEPLPDELFEKICAARNFRAGSMMLRQLSFGITDLELHSNFDPDGTETIFDVQRRVAETTSVLPLLPEDRFLCAFSHIFAGGYAAGYYSYKWAEVLSADAFSAFEDAGLEDEAAVADTGRRFRNTILSQGGSRHPMEVFEDFRGRQPSTEALLRHNGLLG